The sequence below is a genomic window from Agrobacterium tumefaciens.
GACGATGCCTGCCTCGTCGCAGTCGCCCCATTCGACCTCGTAACCTGCTTCGAAAGAACTCATTTTGTTGCGCCTCATAAAATGTGTTGCGTAATATGCAATATTGAGTAAGTTGGCAAAAAGCAATGTAGGAGGAGGATCCTATGAGGAAGATTGCTGTTCTGGGCGGTGGACCCGGTGGGCTTTACTTTGCATATTTGTGGAAGAGCCGGCATCCGGAAGACGCGGTCACGCTGTTCGAGCAAAATCCGGAGGGAGCGACATTCGGCTTCGGTGTCGTGTTCTCCGCAAAAGCGATGGATTTCTTGCGTGCGGATGATCCGCTGACCGCCGATCTCATCACCGAGCGCATGGAGACCTGGTCGGACATCACACTTGTTCACCGCAACGAAACCGTTGCGCTTGACGGAGTGGGGTTTTCCGCCATCGGTCGCCTAGAACTCATCTTGCTGCTCACGCAGCAAGCGCGCAGCGCTGGTGTCGATCTGCGGTTTTCCGAATTCGTGCAGTCGGCTGACGCCGTGTTGGGCTACGATCTTGTCGTTGCCGCCGATGGCGTAAATTCTCTGGTCCGGCGGGCATTCGAAGGAGATTTCCAGACATCGACCTCGTACCTTGACGAAAAATTCGTCTGGTTCGGAACAACCAAGCGGTTCGAGACGCTGACGCAGACATTTATCGAAAACGAAAAGGGCACGTTCAACGCTCATCATTATCGCTATTCTCCAACGATGAGCACTTTCATCGTGGAGTGTGATCGCAACAGCTGGCTCAAGGCCGGTTTCGACCGCTGTTCGGCGGATGAGACGAAGCTTCGTTGCGAAGAAATGTTTGCAGACGTGCTCGACGGGCATGCTCTTGTTGCCAACAAGTCGACATGGCGCAATTTTCCCTGGATCTGGAACGGCCGATGGTCGCACCGTAACATGGTGTTGCTGGGAGATGCCCTTCACACAGCACATTACTCCATCGGTTCGGGAACGCGTCTTGCGCTCGAAGATGTGCTGGCGCTGGTCAAGTCGCTGGAGGCGCATTCGGGCGACCTGAGCAAGGCCTTGCAGGCCTACGAGGCGGATCGCCGCCCGATTGTCGAGAAGCTGGTTCGCGCAGCCCGCGACAGTGCTGCGTGGTACGCCGATTTTCCCACGCATATGAAGCTCGATCCCGTTGAATTTGCCTACAGCTACATAACGAGATCCGGTCGTATCGATGACGACAGGCTGTGGAAAATGTCTCCGCTTTTTATGGAACGTTACGAGGCAACGCGTCCTCGCCCGGCGGCCTGAGGGAGGATTAAATGAACATGCAGGTACCCCCCAGATCAGGGATGGACGATAACATCGCCGATCGCGTTCCCCGCAATGCCGCCGGAAGCGACGAAATCGGTTTTGCATTGCCTGAATTGTACAATGCGAGCTCCATACTTTTCGACAATCTTGATCGTGGTCGTGGCGATCATCCGGCCGTCATCGGGCCTATGGGATCGCGCACCTATGCAGAGCTCTGTGCCGATGCCGCA
It includes:
- a CDS encoding FAD-dependent monooxygenase, which translates into the protein MRKIAVLGGGPGGLYFAYLWKSRHPEDAVTLFEQNPEGATFGFGVVFSAKAMDFLRADDPLTADLITERMETWSDITLVHRNETVALDGVGFSAIGRLELILLLTQQARSAGVDLRFSEFVQSADAVLGYDLVVAADGVNSLVRRAFEGDFQTSTSYLDEKFVWFGTTKRFETLTQTFIENEKGTFNAHHYRYSPTMSTFIVECDRNSWLKAGFDRCSADETKLRCEEMFADVLDGHALVANKSTWRNFPWIWNGRWSHRNMVLLGDALHTAHYSIGSGTRLALEDVLALVKSLEAHSGDLSKALQAYEADRRPIVEKLVRAARDSAAWYADFPTHMKLDPVEFAYSYITRSGRIDDDRLWKMSPLFMERYEATRPRPAA